A stretch of Endozoicomonas sp. SCSIO W0465 DNA encodes these proteins:
- the hutC gene encoding histidine utilization repressor, giving the protein MNQSLLPRYQQIKHFILDKIECGEWAESSKVPSENELCQQFSVSRMTARKALQELTASGILMRQQGLGTFVAPPRPQSSMLTVRNIADEIRERGHGYSNRVMRLREEKASEAIAVSLELPESASFFHSIIVHYENGLPLQWEDRHINPRFAPDYLKQDFSRETPNVYLNRVAALTEATHVVEAILPSEDIAGALAMESGAPCLRIMRRSWCRYGVVSLAKLMHPGDRYRLGDHLQFAGDISTIKQRNVKDGEYGK; this is encoded by the coding sequence ATGAATCAAAGCCTATTGCCTCGTTATCAGCAGATTAAGCACTTTATTCTGGACAAGATCGAGTGTGGTGAGTGGGCTGAATCCAGTAAAGTGCCTTCTGAGAATGAGCTTTGCCAGCAATTCTCGGTAAGCCGGATGACCGCCAGAAAAGCACTGCAGGAGCTGACTGCTTCGGGCATTCTGATGCGTCAGCAGGGGTTGGGCACGTTTGTGGCGCCTCCCAGGCCGCAATCATCCATGCTGACGGTGAGAAATATTGCCGACGAGATCAGGGAACGGGGGCATGGATACAGCAACCGGGTAATGCGTCTGCGTGAAGAAAAAGCATCCGAGGCCATTGCGGTTTCTCTGGAGTTACCCGAGTCGGCTTCGTTTTTTCACTCCATCATTGTTCACTATGAAAACGGGCTGCCCCTGCAGTGGGAAGATCGTCATATTAACCCACGGTTTGCTCCTGACTATCTGAAACAGGATTTTTCCCGGGAAACCCCCAATGTTTATCTGAACCGGGTAGCCGCACTGACAGAAGCAACACATGTCGTAGAGGCGATATTACCTTCGGAAGACATTGCCGGAGCACTGGCGATGGAATCCGGCGCTCCCTGTCTGAGAATTATGAGAAGAAGCTGGTGTCGTTATGGTGTGGTCAGCCTGGCCAAGCTGATGCACCCCGGCGACCGATACCGGCTGGGAGACCATTTACAGTTTGCAGGCGATATTTCCACAATAAAACAACGTAATGTAAAGGATGGTGAATATGGCAAATGA